A genome region from Littorina saxatilis isolate snail1 linkage group LG16, US_GU_Lsax_2.0, whole genome shotgun sequence includes the following:
- the LOC138951420 gene encoding uncharacterized protein, whose protein sequence is MSDDSSPAHNFRKSTIAAQLARKQPADKSLPIVTANKKGRKNLTAGNDREEVIDSLPVPADEEESVHISLQVDSNRNDEEVDPQACTDVSPVNMSQSTSVDPLELTRQLLAEGQLLGLEGAELRAFVLDQKEKQQTLDREERERDAERQFQLEQLKIQNANQEGNRNNNSPGRIREDDGFKPKIPFLDDRDDIESWFHQFEHYARDCNLSDAAKASRVVYFLKGKARVIFSKLNEEDANDYDTLKHALYEGFQLTSEDYRKKFRQTKKSATDTYKEHITKLERYLDKWVELAECDQDVKDLKDLLVREQVLDTLPPDLAVHIRDRDPKSAKEIGMIANTYQQSRSNVKTSSTYVKPEKRRSPQEETRIAAPSTKPANQTLKAKLSDAEREKLRASGCCFICKLQGHVSRFCPNKRDTAGAVSSKKDTLETPILLEKLCGNCKEKKCAEVVPVKLNGTIVNALRDTGCTGIIVSKKFVPKEAYSAKMKETTLAEKDSKKMYHTAVVHIDSPYFDSETEVTVMDDPIYPVLIGKWYGLGKEKKLTPTYPVRDPAWYPGTAAAVTTRAQATVDAQKPSCSHKQGVKEEERLYSPVDLKREQASDPSLKTIRQFANSPEGINGIRYSYKKEILYRTTKDRHGNDRSLVIVPKKLRNKVLSFGHDHPMAGHLGQRKTSDRIRAEFWWPGCAGDIRRYCLSCDTCQRTAPKSQTKKVPLGRMPPISSVFKRVAVDIIGPVKPMSESKKQYILVSVDYATRYPEAVALKNIQADTVAEALWEMWTRLGIPDEVITDQGTQFTSHLMKEVNDFLSIKHHMTAPFHPQANGLVERFNSTLKSMLKKLAIDQPREWDTFIPALLFAYREAPQESMGFSPFELLYGRSVKGPMQVLRQTWTEEEISGEQKTTAEYVVNLRNRIEETCNVARENLKKAASKQAHFFNKKTKPRTLEVGKRVLILRPVKNNKLELTWSGPYKVVDKLNEFDYKIQVGRRTRIYHINLIKEYQERELSSATPNPSSSAQASVPASNEEESDEEDGGEEVVAVVMEEDKTMDDDIFKYDTQKMLPLLETQRTENVKNIHFDEKLDEAKVKEAKMICEEFEEFLTDVPKTTNLEKCSIEVTEKKPVFVKPRPIPHAMVETVEKEIEEMLKLHVIEPANSPYNSPIVLIKKKDGKCRFCSDLRALNNVVVFDAEPITDVDHLFQSLGKAKYFSKLDLTKGYWAIPIEEKDRDKDNHGTDYMSRASYDE, encoded by the coding sequence ATGAGTGACGACAGTTCCCCAGCTCATAATTTTAGAAAGTCCACCATCGCAGCCCAGTTGGCACGGAAACAGCCGGCCGACAAATCTCTCCCCATAGTGACCGCAAATAAGAAGGGAAGAAAAAACCTTACTGCCGGTAACGATCGGGAAGAGGTGATAGATTCGTTACCAGTCCCTGCTGACGAAGAAGAGAGTGTTCATATCTCTCTTCAAGTTGACAGCAACCGTAACGACGAAGAGGTTGATCCACAGGCGTGCACGGACGTGTCACCTGTAAATATGTCTCAGTCCACAAGTGTAGATCCGCTAGAGTTGACTAGACAGCTATTGGCCGAAGGACAGTTGTTGGGGTTAGAAGGAGCCGAGTTGCGTGCATTTGTTCTTGATCAGAAAGAGAAGCAACAAACTCTTGATCGCGAGGAACGAGAACGTGACGCTGAACGACAATTCCAACTGGAACAGTTGAAAATCCAGAACGCCAACCAAGAGggcaacaggaacaacaactcACCAGGACGTATCCGCgaagatgatggtttcaagccCAAGATTCCTTTTCTAGACGACCGTGATGACATCGAGAGCTGGTTCCATCAGTTCGAACATTATGCTCGAGACTGTAACCTGAGTGATGCAGCAAAAGCTTCACGTGTAGTGTACTTTCTGAAGGGTAAGGCGAGAGTCATCTTCTCAAAGCTGAACGAGGAAGACGCTAATGACTACGACACTCTCAAACACGCTTTGTATGAGGGTTTTCAACTCACTAGCGAAGATTATAGAAAGAAGTTTCGCCAAACCAAGAAAAGCGCCACTGACACGTATAAAGAGCACATCACGAAGCTAGAACGGTATCTAGACAAGTGGGTGGAATTAGCAGAATGCGACCAAGATGTAAAAGATCTCAAAGATTTGTTGGTCCGTGAGCAGGTGTTGGACACCCTTCCTCCTGACCTCGCCGTTCACATTAGGGATAGAGACCCTAAGAGCGCCAAAGAGATTGGGATGATAGCCAACACATATCAACAATCTAGATCGAACGTCAAAACTTCATCGACGTACGTCAAGCCTGAAAAACGTCGTTCTccccaagaagaaacaagaatagCTGCTCCATCAACAAAACCCGCAAATCAAACTCTAAAGGCAAAGTTGAGTGAcgccgagagagagaaactgcgaGCATCTggatgttgtttcatttgtaaATTGCAAGGGCATGTCTCTCGTTTTTGTCCAAACAAGAGAGACACAGCAGGTGCAGTTTCATCGAAGAAAgatacacttgagacaccgATCCTCTTAGAAAAACTTTGCGGAAATTGCAAGGAAAAGAAATGCGCCGAAGTGGTACCAGTGAAGCTGAATGGAACAATTGTCAACGCTTTGAGAGACACTGGATGTACTGGTATCATTGTCAGCAAGAAGTTTGTGCCAAAGGAGGCATATTCAGCGAAAATGAAGGAGACTACTCTGGCAGAGAAAGACTCCAAGAAGATGTACCACACCGCCGTGGTGCACATCGATTCACCCTACTTTGACTCCGAGACAGAAGTAACGGTGATGGACGACCCAATTTACCCTGTCCTCATAGGTAAATGGTATGGACTAGGTAAAGAGAAGAAATTGACTCCCACATATCCTGTTCGAGACCCAGCGTGGTACCCTGGGACGGCAGCTGCTGTTACCACGAGAGCACAAGCGACAGTAGACGCCCAGAAACCAAGCTGCAGTCACAAACAGGGAgtcaaggaagaagaaagactgTATTCGCCAGTTGATCTGAAGAGAGAACAGGCAAGTGACCCGTCGTTGAAGACCATCAGGCAATTTGCCAACTCTCCAGAAGGGATCAATGGGATACGGTATTCatacaagaaagaaatcctGTATAGAACAACGAAAGATCGCCACGGAAACGACCGTTCACTAGTAATCGTTCCGAAGAAACTCAGGAACAAAGTTCTTTCATTTGGTCACGATCACCCCATGGCAGGACACTTAGGTCAAAGAAAAACATCTGACAGAATTAGAGCAGAATTCTGGTGGCCAGGGTGTGCAGGAGACATTCGTAGGTATTGCTTGTCCtgtgacacatgccaaagaacTGCACCGAAAAGTCAGACAAAGAAAGTCCCTCTGGGAAGGATGCCACCCATCAGTTCGGTTTTCAAGAGAGTTGCGGTGGATATCATCGGCCCGGTCAAACCTATGTCGGAGAGCAAGAAACAATACATCTTGGTATCTGTTGACTACGCTACCCGATACCCCGAAGCCGTAGCCCTGAAAAACATCCAAGCAGATACCGTAGCTGAAGCTCTCTGGGAGATGTGGACTAGATTGGGAATCCCAGATGAAGTGATAACGGACCAAGGCACACAGTTCACCAGCCACCTGATGAAAGAAGTGAACGACTTTCTCAGCATCAAACACCATATGACTGCACCGTTTCACCCTCAAGCGAATGGTTTGGTCGAAAGGTTCAACTCCACactgaagagcatgctgaaaaagTTAGCGATCGATCAACCGAGGGAATGGGACACGTTTATCCCCGCCCTCCTGTTTGCATACAGAGAAGCTCCACAAGAAAGCATGGGATTTTCGCCGTTTGAGCTGCTGTATGGGAGATCTGTCAAAGGACCCATGCAAGTGCTGCGCCAAACATGGACCGAAGAAGAAATCTCAGGGGAGCAGAAGACTACAGCGGAATATGTAGTCAACCTCAGGAACAGAATAGAAGAAACGTGCAACGTAGCACGTGAGAACCTGAAGAaagcggccagcaagcaagccCATTTCTTCAACAAGAAAACGAAACCAAGGACGCTAGAAGTCGGAAAACGGGTTCTAATTCTACGCCCTGTGAAGAACAACAAGCTGGAACTTACATGGTCAGGTCCCTACAAGGTTGTGGACAAGTTGAATGAATTCGACTACAAGATCCAAGTTGGCAGAAGAACACGGATCTACCACATCAACCTCATCAAGGAGTACCAAGAACGGGAATTGAGTTCCGCCACTCCCAATCCCAGTTCATCTGCCCAAGCGAGTGTTCCTGCTtcaaacgaagaagaaagtgaTGAAGAAGACGGAGGAGAAGAGGTCGTGGCTGTTGTCATGGAAGAGGACAAGACGATGGACGATGACATCTTCAAGTATGACACTCAGAAGATGTTACCCCTCCTAGAAACTCAAAGAACCGAAAATGTGAAGAACATCCATTTCGACGAGAAATTGGACGAGGCAAAGGTCAAAGAGGCGAAGATGATCTGTGAAGAATTTGAAGAGTTCCTAACAGATGTTCCAAAGACGACGAACCTGGAAAAATGTTCCATTGAAGTGACAGAGAAGAAACCAGTCTTTGTGAAACCCAGACCCATACCTCACGCCATGGTAGAAACTGTCGAAAAGGAAATTGAAGAAATGCTGAAGTTGCATGTCATCGAACCTGCAAACTCTCCATACAACTCTCCCATCGTCCTGATAAAGAAGAAGGACGGAAAGTGCCGTTTCTGTTCTGATCTGAGAGCTCTGAACAACGTGGTAGTGTTCGACGCTGAACCCATCACCGATGTCGACCATCTGTTTCAAAGTTTAGGAAAAGCGAAATACTTTTCAAAGCTAGACTTGACGAAAGGATATTGGGCGATCCCAATAgaggagaaagatagagacaaggACAACCACGGTACAGATTATATGAGCAGAGCGTCGTACGATGAATAA